CTTGTGCAGTGGCACAGTGAGAAATCAACCCTGATGCTAATACTATACCCACTATGCTTAGGAGATGGACTGCATTACTGTAGGCTGCCCAAAAGCCCTTCACATTTTAAGAACTATCCGCCTCCACTTTGTGCAATTTTAACAGCTGTTAAACAAGGGCCTCTGCCTCCCTGGCTCAGAAGTgcacatgtggggcttccctggtggcgcagtggttgagaatctgcctgccaatgcaggggacacgggttcgagccctggtctgggaagatcccacatgccacggagcgactgggcccgtgagccatggccgctgagcctgtgtgtctggagcctgtgctccgcaacaagagaggccacgacagtgagaggcccgtgcacggcgatgaagagtggcccccgctcgccgcaactagagaaagccctcgcacagaaacgaagaccctacacagccaaaaatataaataaataaatgaattaatttaaaaaaaaaaaaaaaaaaaaaagaagtgcacaTGTGGCCAAGCTGGCCAGAGAACTCCATTACCTGGACACCGTTTAATTGGTCCAGGAATGGTCACTGACCACAAAAGAGCTTTGGTCTTTACAGAGTCTTCTCAGATTTATACAAATGCTGGGACAGTCTCTTCTCTgagatcaggagagattactactcCTAGAACTGTATATCCCCTACTTCATGGGTACTAAGAGCTCAAGATATGGAAATCCAGTCTGTGACTAGAAAACTGGTAGTCAAGACCCCACCTCTGTAGTCCATACCCTGTTCAAGTAAACAAAAACACCAAGACACAGACATGGCAAAATATTTAATGTCTGTAGGTGTGCCTCACCCTCCCATTCCTGTTATGATTCAATAGCCTCTCCAAACTGACTGTACCAGAGAAAACATGGGCACTTTTTCCCAGCAGAGTTCGAAAACCATTAAGGCCCTGATCCTCTTGACTCAGAAATGATTGCAGGTGAGGTCTTTCCACAACATGCCTCAGGTCTCTCTGCTCAAGGAAAAAAGCCCCCCAGTTCTACGGGACTCCTGAGGTCTTCTGTTCTTCTGCAGCCTGGCGCTGGGAGCTGCGCCGCTGGAAATAGCGGTAGACTCGGGCACTGCAGAGGTAGCCCCCGTAAACAGTGAGGAGCATCATGGAGGTGGAGAAGGTCTTGTAGCCAATGTCGGCTAGTTGCTTGGCAGTTGGCATGTTGTCCCCTACAAAGACAGACTAGATTTAGACCCAAGGATAAGGCCTCATCTGCCCAGCCCACTTACCTGTTGAAGGCCACTCTATAACTTCTCAGTTTGTCTGCACTCTATTCTGAATGGCCCCTAGACATATGCAGTCTTATACTGGAAGATATTGTTTGGGAACTCTTAAGATTCAAAAGGGCAAATAAAGTCTGCATACACAGCTGGAACCAGGTGTATCTGAATGACATTACAGCTAACACCTGACCCTCCATGTTTATGGAAAGACATGACTGGTATGGACCACCCAGAAATGTTCTTAATTGGTATATTACTTTAGGCATATATCAGTTTTTCTGGCTAGTAGGGAATTTATTGAAGTAGCCAGAGATTAAACATTAGCAGTGAATTATTCTCTGTAGGAGGATCGAATGGGAGCCTTCTGGGCAATATCCAATTTGTTTTCCCATAAAACCATCTTAGTTATGGTGCTCAGGTTCCCAGGTTAGTCTTCAAGCATCTGTTTAAGCCATAATATACTTGAAATAGTGCCAACAGTATGTTTATGTTATTTCAATTAGACATAACCTTCTACAGCATTAATCTTGAATTCCAAACATAAAACCAAGAACCTATCCCAAGGGCTAAAACAAAACTTACTGTGTCCCCAGCAAATTAACTCACATTTACATGAGATAAATTACTTCCAATTTAACTGTTCCCTGGACATTCTGAGCCAGGGAACAAGAGAAAGTTTAGAATGGGAGTCTCTCATCTTGAACGAAACGTTCCTCAATTTGGGACTATGAATGTATATTCTCAGCCTCCTCTCTGTTGagggaattaaaattaaaagactgacTGAAGTTAGTGAGAATAGTTTTCTTAAAAGTCAAGAATATGAAAGGAGAAAAGTTCAGGTTAGCTGGTTGAGGGGGTCAGGGGTAGGGTGTGACATCTAAGTGCTTCTCAGAGTAAGTCCCATGGGCTGAGCACTGCCTCTGAGCCAGTCCCTGAGGGTAGATCCCACACTGAACTGAGGTACAGCTTCCTTAAAGCATAATTCCAAGTGACTATTGAAAGTGACATTACATaaggtcagagaaagaaaaccaaatggcACAGGGACAAGATGAGAAAGGGTTGTATTCAGGTTATCTGGGGTTTGAAAGGACCCCAAGCTGTGAGACAGTAAGAAAACAcacacgtgccacggagcaactaagcccgtgtgccacaactactgagcctgcactctagagcccgcgtgcctagagcccgtgctccgcaacaagaagccctcgcaccgcaacgaagagtagcccctgctcacagcaactagagaaagcccgggtgcagcaacgaagaaccccaacgcagccaaaaataaatgaaataaataaatttattttaaaaaaacaaaaagaacacatgTACATACAGAGCAGGACACTAAGGTAATAAACAAGCTCCCAGCAAAGAGACCTGCAGCCTTCAACCTCCCCCTCACTTATTCTTTCTCCTCCTATCCCCCATTACCCTGGCCAGATGCTAACCAGTTATAGGACCACCTCTTCTCAGGGCTGGAAGAAGAAGGACAGGATAGTACATCTTGCCTAGAAAAGTGACAGATCTACTGACAGATGAAATTTTTCTagaacctcattttcctcacttgTCTAATCCAACCTGAGATTTCTCCTATTTTCAAATTAACAAAAACTTTTCACAGATCCTGAGCTAAGGCAGGGCagtggaaaaagagaagacagatgaAGACGTTATTCTAGAAGTAGAACAAGGCTTATTAACTGAATGGGCTAGggcaaagctgaaaatatctcCAAGTTAACAACTGAGGAAACTTTATGGAGTGGGATACTGCtaatagaagaaagaagaaacaggtgTGTGTCACTATCTGTGTATGGGGATGGTGGTGTCAATAAGCATCAGTCAAGAAGATCATGAACTGGACATGTTAAAGTTAAGATGCtcaataaagggacttccctggtggcgcagtggttaagaatccgcctgccaatgcaggggacacgggttccatccctgctccgggaagaccccacatgccacggagcagctaagcccatgcgccacaactactgagcctgcgctctagagcccgcgagccgcaaccaCTGAgccccacgcgcctagagcccgtgctccgcaacaagagaagccaccgcaatgagaagcccgcatactgcaacgaagagtagcccccgctctctgcaacaagagaaagcccacgcgcagcaacgaagaccgaacgcagcccccccccaccaaaaaaaaaacaagaaagaaaagatgctcaatacaaTATTCATGTGATGATGTCTGTCAGGCACATGGATATGCAAATTTGGAACAAATCCTAGGAGAGAGGCTAGGCTGCGGATACATATGGAAGTAACAAGTGTCACTGAAACAGACGATAAAACCCAAGAGAAAGAGGCCAAGGGAACGCCagtttgaagaaagaaaacaattacggaaagaaaacaggaaattccAGAAACATCTGGGATGCATTTTCATTTAACTACAACAGTGGTTGAAAATCACTGCTGTATCAAGGCACTACCACTGACAGAAGTATGCTGTATCTTTGGGTGTACTGGGCCAGAATAAAAATTGGGAAACACTACTGTAAAGTTAAGTGCCATGAAAACTGGTCAGATGGGATCACTGGATGGGAACAGGTGACCAGGGCACAGGTAAACCTAGGAAAGAAGTCAATTTAATGCACTAAATTGGAACAGGCATTAAGTAAAAAGCATGGATTCTTAGCCAGAGCCCCAGCAGGCCCCATGAACCCCGTCCCGCGAGGTTCACGTGTCTATGCATTTTTCCTAGGACACAGGAAAACAGATTATTAGAAGGATCATAACTCCCTCTCACCCCAAAGATAAGAATTGATATTCTTGTGATTTGCTGGTTAAGCGAACAAGAGTGATAGGGCAGCAGCCTGAAAAGGTAACAAGGTCAAGtaaattctagttttgttttgcttattgaTAAGGAGATTTGAATATGTTTTAGAGGAGAAGAAACGTGGCTAAACTGAGGATAAAAGTGAGGTGGATGGGATGGAACAAAATCTAGGATGGCCCaggaaaagatgaaattagaaGCCCAGGTAGAAGAATTAACcttggaaatgaagaaaacttttGAGGTTAGCAGAACATTCTCATCTGAGGGACATCCATTTTCTCAATAAAGCTCAAAGCTGGGTCTTTTATGGGGTTAGACTGAAGGTttcagaaaaacaggaaaaagacaacaagaaccataatggaaatgaCATAGGGGGGTGCAATCTGCAAAAACCTTTTCAGATTGtggctcttttctctttttctgccccCTAAACATGGGAGGACCTCAAGGCTCAGGTCTCTCCCTCAAATGGATCCATCCACCTCAGCTTAGATTTACTCACTTATCTGTCTACCTTTTACTCGTGCTATAAAGGCTGCAGAGAATATGGCTTGTGTCTCAAAGGAGCTTATGGTCTGATGGGGATAAGCTATGCACCCAAAATTCTGTTAGACGAAGTGGAAGACGCCGGTGACCAGAAGAGAAGAGGCGTTTTGAGAGTTCAGAGACAAGGTGGAGGCTCAAGGAAAGTTAGCAGAAAGGtggggacgggggggggggggtgggggtgggcagctgTCGTTTTAGAAGGGTGGGCAGGATTTACACCGGTAtagaagagggagggggagagcattccaggaattgaaagcagcaaaggagcGGATCCAGTTAATCGATAAGCAGGAAGGGCGCCTGGGAAAGCTGCATTTCATGGCGCTTGCAGTCAGCGGACTGCAAGATAAGGAAGGGTCAGAGCTACTGGAGTCAGAGCGTGGAGGGCCGAGACGCGCGGTGGCAGTCACGGTGTGACAGGAACCTACGGCCGCAAGGAGCTTGCTGGGCTGGAAGCGGCGCAGATCGCGGCACAGGGTACGCGGTAACCTCAAGGGCGCCGAAGACTGGTCGTGGGAGGATGCGGAAAGCAAAGGCCGGCCCGAGCGGGCGCGCCTCTGCGGACAGGCGGCCCAGGCTCGGGCCTGGCAGACGGCGTACCTGGATGCTGCCGCTCCCTCCCTTCCGACCGAGGCCTCCTGCCTGCGCGACCTCCTAGCTCAGCCGGAAGCAGCACCCGGGTCCAGAAGAGTGAGGGTACCGCCCAGGGACAACCCTGAACGCTGAGGCGCTATCGGTGCGGAACGCCACCCTTCCTCTCACCCCCTCGCTCCGCTAAAGCTCTAGGATTCCGCTCCCGACGCGACGTGCGGCCCCTCGCGCCAGACGCAGCATAACCCCGCCCACCGAGACGAGAGCCCGCGCCGGCTGCAGCTCCGACTGGTTGCTGCCTTTGAACTTCCGGCTTCCGGGTCAGCCACCCTTACTACGCATCCTCAGACGAGCCTTCCTCTCGGAGAGGCCCGTTGGTTTCTGGGGGTTGTAGTCATTCTCCGTTGAGAAAGGGTCTTTGGCGACCCA
This genomic stretch from Phocoena phocoena chromosome 11, mPhoPho1.1, whole genome shotgun sequence harbors:
- the COX14 gene encoding cytochrome c oxidase assembly protein COX14 — translated: MPTAKQLADIGYKTFSTSMMLLTVYGGYLCSARVYRYFQRRSSQRQAAEEQKTSGVP